The proteins below come from a single Juglans regia cultivar Chandler chromosome 12, Walnut 2.0, whole genome shotgun sequence genomic window:
- the LOC118343965 gene encoding replication protein A 70 kDa DNA-binding subunit B-like, which yields MISSFVIFLQGNRLQAVIFDRDIDLRDDTLHVFQSYYIGNAYVKAIDPRHKIEAHQYQWIINSKTIIENLEDDEPALKAPEYNIISFNELDAYKDTDSEIDILAVTIQMKPPREVNTIHGKTTVQDIQVIDESLKPLRLTMWARFVHDECQQISNIIAVKPIILGTRIKVGSYNGLSLSSKPTSVFIIDPLLAPAVSLRTWATQNDGLLEEIIAKNLDTSRGSTSTSAMQTITKISEITEVIESTEPIAKPTFTVKGKFLLLDLRQLFCYMSCANCNKATGYDYNEKFLCYNCKEMSIGQPRCRVYLEIEDDTGCISVVVFGLMAEEILNSTAVDLFEHTGEVKYMFINLFKKIYCIMFYIFFIIIGASIVFSKHCKYSFRKRMDYTLARRNESIWTITPK from the exons atgattagttcttttgttattttcttgcAGGGAAATCGATTGCAGGCAgtaatatttgatagagatATTGATCTACGCGATGATACACTGCATGTTTTTCAATCTTATTATATAGGCAATGCATATGTGAAAGCAATAGATCCAAGACACAAGATAGAAGCGCATCAATATCAATGGATAATCAATTCGAAGACAATTATTGAAAATCTTGAAGATGATGAACCAGCACTAAAAGCTCCAGAATATAATATCATCTCTTTCAATGAGCTTGACGCTTATAAGGATACTGATTCTGAAATAG aTATTTTAGCTGTTACAATCCAAATGAAGCCACCAAGAGAAGTCAACACTATCCATGGAAAGACAACAGTTCAAGATATACAAGTTATTGATGAAAG CCTGAAACCTTTGCGTTTAACAATGTGGGCTCGATTTGTTCATGACGAGTGtcaacaaatttcaaacatTATTGCAGTAAAACCAATAATCCTTGGAACGCGAATTAAAGTTGGTTCTTATAATG gtCTTTCTCTATCATCAAAACCAACAAGTGTTTTCATCATCGATCCTCTTTTAGCACCTGCAGTTTCATTACGTACATG gGCAACACAAAATGATGGATTGCTAGAAGAAATCATTGCCAAGAATTTAGATACATCAAGAGGATCAACTTCAACCAGTGCCATGCAGACGATAACAAAAATTTCTGAGATTACTGAAGTTATTGAGTCCACAGAACCAATAGCG AAACCAACATTCACAGTTAAAGGAAAATTTTTATTACTCGACTTACGTCAGTTGTTCTGCTATATGTCCTGTGCAAATTGTAATAAAGCAACtggatatgattataatgaaaaattcttgtGCTACAATTGCAAAGAAATGAGCATCGGACAACCACG ttgtCGAGTCTATCTGGAAATAGAGGACGATACTGGATGCATATCAGTTGTTGTCTTTGGATTGATGGCAGAAGAAATACTGAATTCTACAGCTGTTGATCTCTTTGAACACACAGGCGAggtaaaatatatgtttataaatttattcaaaaaaatttattgcattatgttttatatttttttcattattataggAGCATCTATCGTATTTAGCAAACATTGCAAGTACAGTTTCAGAAAAAGAATGGATTATACACTTGCGCGCAGAAATGAATCAATATGGACGATTACGCCAAAATAA